Proteins co-encoded in one Bacillus horti genomic window:
- a CDS encoding DUF6115 domain-containing protein has translation MYIIIGISFLVHIFTILAIVVLYQRRTLERVSLPSVKEDVETLHQSMEAFIDEIEKENEGLYERMVGYIQEKDESYQNDVKLLEEKIQRLEKEMYHPERNSSKTEGHIKSKAVEQSSMDVVRGDESSEEESHDMTERASEPPFQTEATDREEAAIEGPTIEESAMEEPASAPNKFEQAKELYRQGFSIDHIAKVLQMGKGEAALVVHLMKRK, from the coding sequence ATGTATATCATTATAGGCATTAGTTTTTTAGTTCATATTTTCACTATATTAGCTATTGTTGTTTTGTATCAACGACGCACGCTAGAACGAGTCTCTTTGCCTTCGGTGAAGGAAGATGTGGAAACGCTTCACCAGAGCATGGAGGCTTTTATTGATGAAATTGAGAAGGAAAATGAGGGCCTCTATGAGCGTATGGTGGGCTATATTCAAGAGAAGGATGAATCGTATCAAAATGATGTGAAGCTTCTCGAAGAAAAAATTCAAAGATTGGAAAAAGAAATGTACCATCCCGAACGAAACTCTAGCAAAACAGAGGGGCATATTAAGTCCAAAGCAGTTGAACAGTCCTCAATGGATGTCGTGCGTGGAGATGAGTCTAGCGAAGAAGAAAGTCATGATATGACTGAAAGAGCGTCGGAACCTCCCTTCCAAACAGAAGCAACTGATAGAGAAGAGGCTGCTATAGAAGGTCCAACTATAGAAGAATCAGCCATGGAAGAACCAGCATCTGCTCCCAATAAATTTGAGCAGGCCAAGGAGCTTTATAGACAAGGGTTTTCTATAGACCATATTGCAAAAGTGTTACAAATGGGAAAAGGTGAGGCTGCTCTAGTTGTTCATTTAATGAAGAGAAAATAA
- the rpsB gene encoding 30S ribosomal protein S2: MAVISMKQLLEAGVHFGHQTRRWNPKMDRYIFTERNGIYIIDLQKTVKKVDEAYNFVKELAANGGKMLFVGTKKQAQDSVKEEAIRCNMFFINQRWLGGTLTNFKTIQIRINRLHKLEAMETDGTFEVLPKKEVILLRKEKERLEKFLGGIKDMKGLPDALFVVDPRKERIAIAEARKLGLPIVAIVDTNCDPDEIDYVIPGNDDAIRAVKLLTAKMADAILEGNQGEQTTTA, translated from the coding sequence ATGGCAGTAATTTCTATGAAGCAGTTGCTTGAAGCTGGTGTTCATTTTGGACATCAAACACGTCGTTGGAACCCGAAGATGGATCGTTACATCTTCACTGAAAGAAATGGTATTTACATCATTGATCTACAAAAGACAGTGAAGAAGGTTGACGAAGCGTATAACTTCGTTAAAGAATTAGCAGCAAACGGTGGGAAAATGCTTTTTGTTGGAACAAAAAAGCAAGCTCAGGATTCCGTTAAAGAAGAAGCGATTCGTTGTAACATGTTTTTCATCAACCAACGTTGGTTAGGTGGTACTTTAACAAACTTTAAGACGATCCAAATTCGTATTAACCGCCTGCACAAGCTTGAGGCTATGGAAACAGACGGAACGTTTGAAGTATTACCTAAAAAAGAAGTTATTTTACTTCGCAAAGAAAAAGAACGTCTTGAGAAATTCTTAGGCGGAATTAAAGATATGAAGGGCTTACCAGACGCATTGTTTGTTGTTGACCCTCGTAAAGAGCGTATTGCTATTGCAGAAGCTCGTAAGCTAGGTCTTCCAATCGTTGCGATTGTTGATACAAACTGTGATCCTGATGAAATTGATTACGTGATTCCTGGTAATGACGATGCGATTCGTGCCGTTAAATTACTTACAGCTAAAATGGCAGATGCTATCTTAGAAGGAAACCAAGGAGAGCAGACTACTACTGCTTAA